A window of the Salvelinus sp. IW2-2015 linkage group LG3, ASM291031v2, whole genome shotgun sequence genome harbors these coding sequences:
- the LOC111949520 gene encoding E3 ubiquitin-protein ligase Hakai isoform X2 has product MTCKVRTARGVLGALMSADASPSNSSPNQPSGANLLPGHKDPWAGSPPNPRLGMKIPCKHVFCYECALLHEKKGDKMCPGMQLFSCTDPVQRIEQCLRGSLYMCSIVQGCKRTYLSQRDLQAHINHRHMRAAKALASRQEALHLPPSTEVPDRFRVPPPHLPKTQGHLPPSLQHGGHDPYGQPPPASHDAPPLSQETFRIATVTTRARSNLITVPIQDDSGSSSTSSSRDPLPPGPGPAPPPHHHPGDYPGQPVVSHPHHMMAPPQQHYGPPPPPPPPINHPMQHPPQGSGTPHMVYNQAGPPPPMSNAPPPITPPPGHIMGQMPPYMNHPPPGPPPQHGGPPVNAPPPHHYNPNPMQQFPEDQGTLSPPFNQQGGLSPGMWPAPRGPPPPRMQGPPPQGQMPGPHHPDQSRYRPYYQ; this is encoded by the exons ATGACCTGCAAGGTACGGACGGCTCGGGGAGTCTTGGGGGCCCTGATGTCCGCAGACGCATCCCCATCAAACTCATCTCCAAACCAACCATCAGGAGCAAACCTGCTCCCCGGACACAAAGACCCATGGGCAGGCAGCCCTCCAAACCCCAGGCTGGGGATGAAG ATTCCATGCAAGCATGTGTTCTGTTATGAGTGTGCTTTGCTCCACGAGAAGAAGGGAGACAAGATGTGCCCAGG TATGCAGCTCTTCAGCTGCACAGACCCGGTCCAGCGCATCGAACAGTGTCTGCGGGGCTCCCTCTACATGTGCAGCATCGTGCAAGGCTGCAAGCGCACCTACCTTTCCCAGCGTGACCTGCAGGCCCACATCAACCACCGCCACATGAGGGCAGCCAAGGCCTTGGCAAGCCGCCAGGARGCCCTGCACCTTCCCCCATCCACAGAGGTGCCTGACCGCTTCCGTGTGCCCCCGCCTCACCTGCCCAAGACCCAAGGGCATCTCCCGCCCTCCCTCCAACACGGGGGTCATGACCCCTACGGTCAGCCACCACCGGCTTCCCATGATGCACCTCCTCTTTCCCAGGAGACCTTCCGCATCGCCACGGTAACTACACGCGCACGCAGCAACCTCATCACCGTGCCAATCCAGGATGACTCCGGttcttcctccacctcttcctcccgtGACCCTCTCCCTCCTGGCCCGGGCCCTGCtccacccccacaccaccaccctgGGGACTACCCTGGTCAGCCTGTAGTGTCCCACCCACACCACATGATGGCACCACCGCAACAGCACTAcggccctccacctcctccccctccacccatcAACCACCCCATGCAGCACCCACCCCAGGGCTCTGGGACACCCCACATGGTGTACAACCAGGCCGGCCCTCCCCCGCCTATGTCCAACGCACCCCCTCCCATTACACCCCCGCCAGGACACATCATGGGTCAGATGCCRCCCTACATGAACCACCCTCCTCCAGGCCCCCCACCTCAACACGGTGGTCCTCCAGTCAAcgccccccctccccaccactaCAACCCTAACCCCATGCAGCAGTTCCCTGAGGACCAGGGCACACTTAGTCCCCCTTTTAACCAGCAAGGGGGTCTGAGCCCTGGGATGTGGCCTGCCCCTAGAGGGCCTCCTCCTCCAAGGATGCAGGGCCCCCCTCCTCAGGGCCAGATGCCTGGACCCCATCACCCCGATCAGTCCCGCTACCGCCCTTATTATCAGTAA
- the LOC111949529 gene encoding LOW QUALITY PROTEIN: serine/threonine-protein phosphatase 6 regulatory subunit 2-like isoform X2 (The sequence of the model RefSeq protein was modified relative to this genomic sequence to represent the inferred CDS: substituted 1 base at 1 genomic stop codon), producing MFWKFDLHTTSHIDQLLDREDVTLRELMEEDDVLQECKAQNRRLLLFLSQDHCMTELVNLITTEPPADLEEKSRFKFPNIACELLTSDVSLINDKLGGDESLLETLYHFLEQDPPLNPLLASFFSKTIGNLIARKTEQVISFLRKKDGFIGXVLKHIDASAMMDLLLRLISCVEPAPLRQEVLNWLSEEKLIQRLTELIHTGKDEERQSNASQTLCDIIRLSRDQANQMQENVETDPLLAVLESRESVAGLLKTMFEGERSEASIVNGTQVLLTLLETRRSGLEGLMDLYSQGYERSYTVNSSILHAIEPHLKDFQQLLLNPPKKSAILTTVGLLEEPLGNARLHVARLVAALLQTSAPSVCQELCKLTTMDQLLDLFFKYSWNNFLHFQVELCVASILNHSGPEERPIPGLQNHEEKPPAGPENQGEAGGEAGEPAKASDSVEETTLHNTLVAHLFQKCRLVQRILDAWEENDQIQAEGGARRGNMGHLTRMANMVVQNLEKGPVQSQISDLIKELPEDCRGRWESFVDETLRETNRRNTVELVSTHNLHSSSEDDDMESPFPNDLSLQQAFSDYQIQQMTANFVDQFGFNDEEFSEHDENINATFDRIAEINFNLDADDNSANATAFEACCKERIRQFDDAEEEEDIWEEKEINYATQVKSRTRFGVSHTSESSLENGGRERDRGSGSDEDDDSIQSAXDPGSLEESKDNTPSTPGNQSATCWDSPGGSGGDKQEAGWANFTEFQPFSSPEAGPRCSSPVGSSDTDKQVKLGPDKSGASPSPGGEWPVGEGRKAPLVASDSSSSGGSDSEDDDKTAAAAAATETTSSDANKKAEVKSEENPIPLEKLSLTDTLKSPPKAQLAADTPPASAPTPQTDKENPPQCSEMPAVNGPV from the exons ATGTTCTGGAAGTTTGACCTGCACACCACGTCCCACATCGACCAGCTGCTGGACCGGGAGGACGTGACTTTGCGGGAGCTCATGGAGGAGGATGATGTCCTGCAGGAGTGCAAGGCCCAGAACCGCCGActgctgctcttcctctcccAGGACCACTGCATGACAGAGCTGGTCAACCTCATCACCACAGAGCCCCCTGCTGACCTAGAGGAGAAGAGCCGCTTTAA GTTCCCTAACATCGCCTGTGAGCTCTTGACATCAGACGTGTCCCTCATCAACGACAAGTTGGGCGGGGACGAGTCACTCCTGGAGACTCTCTACCACTTCCTGGAGCAGGACCCGCCCCTCAACCCGCTACTAGCCAGCTTCTTCAGCAAGACCATTGGCAACCTCATCGCAAGGAAAACAGAACAG GTAATCTCCTTCCTGAGGAAAAAGGATGGCTTCATCGGCRTGGTGCTGAAACACATTGACGCTTCCGCCATGATGGACCTGCTGCTTCGCCTCATCAGCTGTGTGGAGCCTGCCCCCTTGAGACAAGAGGTCCTCAAT TGGCTGAGCGAAGAGAAGCTGATTCAGAGACTCACAGAGCTCATCCATACAGGCAAAGACGAGGAA agACAATCAAATGCGTCTCAGACGCTTTGTGACATCATCCGCCTTAGTCGAGACCAGGCCAATCAGATGCAGGAGAACGTCGAGACCGACCCCTTATTGGCTGTTCTAGAGTCGCGGGAGAGCGTAGCGGGGCTCCTGAAGACCATGTTtgagggggagaggagtgaggcCTCCATTGTTAACGGAACTCAAGTGCTACTTACKTTACTGGAGACCAGGAGGTCCGG GTTGGAGGGGCTGATGGATCTCTATTCTCAGGGATATGAAAGGTCTTACACTGTCAACAGCAGTATTCTACATGCCATTGAGCCCCATCTAAAGGACTTCCAGCAGCTTCTCCTGAATCCCCCCAAG aaAAGTGCAATACTGACGACCGTTGGCCTTCTGGAGGAGCCGCTGGGGAACGCCCGCCTTCACGTGGCCCGGCTGGTGGCCGCCCTGCTGCAGACCAGCGCCCCCAGTGTCTGTCAGGAGCTCTGCAAGCTCACCACCATGGACCAGCTACTG GACCTGTTCTTCAAGTACTCATGGAATAACTTCTTGCACTTCCAAGTGGAGCTGTGTGTGGCGTCCATCCTGAACCACTCTGGCCCAGAGGAGCGGCCCATCCCGGGCCTCCAGAACCACGAGGAGAAGCCCCCAGCAGGCCCAGAGAACCAGGGGGAGGCAGGAGGTGAAGCTGGGGAGCCAGCCAAGGCCAGTGACTCAGTGGAGGAGACCACCCTTCACAACACCCTGGTGGCACAT CTCTTCCAGAAGTGTCGGTTGGTACAGAGGATCCTGGACGCCTGGGAGGAGAACGATCAAATACA GGCGGAGGGTGGCGCTAGGAGAGGTAACATGGGTCACCTGACCAGGATGGCCAACATGGTGGTACAGAACCTAGAGAAAGGACCAGTCCAGTCCCAGATCAGTGACCTCATCAAAG AGTTGCCAGAGGACTGCAGAGGACGCTGGGAGAGCTTTGTGGATGAGACTCTGAGAGAGACCAACAGGagaaacacagtggaactg GTGAGCACCCATAACCTGCACTCCTCCAGTGAAGATGATGATATGGAGAGTCCCTTCCCCAACGATCTGTCACTCCAACAG gcttTCTCAGACTATCAGATCCAGCAGATGACTGCCAACTTTGTGGATCAGTTTGGGTTCAACGATGAGGAGTTCAGTGAGCATGATGAAAACATCAA TGCCACATTTGACCGGATTGCAGAAATAAACTTCAATCTAGATGCTGATGATAATAGT GCCAACGCTACTGCCTTTGAGGCCTGCTGTAAAGAGAGGATACGTCAGTTTGATGatgctgaagaggaggaggacatttgggaggagaaggagattaACTATGCAACACAAGTCAAATCCAGAACAAG gtttggGGTGTCCCACACCTCAGAGAGCAGTCTGGAGAACGGGGGTCGGGAGCGGGACCGCGGGTCGGGTTCTGACGAGGACGACGACTCCATACAGAGCGCCTRAGATCCAGGCAGCCTGGAGGAGAGCAAGGACAACACTCCCAGTACTCCTGGCAATCAATCAGCTACTT GCTGGGATTCCCcaggggggagtggaggagacaAACAGGAGGCAGGTTGGGCCAACTTCACGGAGTTCCAACCTTTCAGCAG CCCAGAGGCTGGCCCCAGATGCAGCTCTCCCGTAGGCAGCAGTGACACAGACAAACAAGTCAAACTGGGTCCGGACAAGAGTG GTGCGAGCCCCTCTCCCGGTGGTGAGTGGCCAGTGGGTGAGGGTAGGAAGGCTCCCCTCGTAGCCTCAGATAGCAGCTCCTCCGGGGGCTCCGACAGCGAGGACGATGACAAGACTGCCGCCGCCGCTGCCGCCACGGAAACCACCAGCTCAGACGCCAACAAGAAAGCTGAAGTCAAAAG
- the LOC111949520 gene encoding E3 ubiquitin-protein ligase Hakai isoform X1 produces the protein MDQSDNDLQGTDGSGSLGGPDVRRRIPIKLISKPTIRSKPAPRTQRPMGRQPSKPQAGDEESFSFKQEERFDCGTKAGDVFASQRRFPQQMFWDFKLNLIGEKDDIPAHFCDKCGLPIRIYGRMIPCKHVFCYECALLHEKKGDKMCPGMQLFSCTDPVQRIEQCLRGSLYMCSIVQGCKRTYLSQRDLQAHINHRHMRAAKALASRQEALHLPPSTEVPDRFRVPPPHLPKTQGHLPPSLQHGGHDPYGQPPPASHDAPPLSQETFRIATVTTRARSNLITVPIQDDSGSSSTSSSRDPLPPGPGPAPPPHHHPGDYPGQPVVSHPHHMMAPPQQHYGPPPPPPPPINHPMQHPPQGSGTPHMVYNQAGPPPPMSNAPPPITPPPGHIMGQMPPYMNHPPPGPPPQHGGPPVNAPPPHHYNPNPMQQFPEDQGTLSPPFNQQGGLSPGMWPAPRGPPPPRMQGPPPQGQMPGPHHPDQSRYRPYYQ, from the exons ATGGACCAAAGTG ACAATGACCTGCAAGGTACGGACGGCTCGGGGAGTCTTGGGGGCCCTGATGTCCGCAGACGCATCCCCATCAAACTCATCTCCAAACCAACCATCAGGAGCAAACCTGCTCCCCGGACACAAAGACCCATGGGCAGGCAGCCCTCCAAACCCCAGGCTGGGGATGAAG AGAGTTTTAGCTTCAAGCAAGAGGAGAGGTTCGACTGTGGTACCAAGGCTGGGGATGTGTTTGCAAGTCAACGGAGGTTCCCCCAGCAAATGTTTTGGGACTTTAAG TTGAATTTGATAGGTGAAAAGGATGACATTCCAGCACACTTTTGTGACAAGTGTGGTCTGCCCATAAGGATCTATGGACGCATG ATTCCATGCAAGCATGTGTTCTGTTATGAGTGTGCTTTGCTCCACGAGAAGAAGGGAGACAAGATGTGCCCAGG TATGCAGCTCTTCAGCTGCACAGACCCGGTCCAGCGCATCGAACAGTGTCTGCGGGGCTCCCTCTACATGTGCAGCATCGTGCAAGGCTGCAAGCGCACCTACCTTTCCCAGCGTGACCTGCAGGCCCACATCAACCACCGCCACATGAGGGCAGCCAAGGCCTTGGCAAGCCGCCAGGARGCCCTGCACCTTCCCCCATCCACAGAGGTGCCTGACCGCTTCCGTGTGCCCCCGCCTCACCTGCCCAAGACCCAAGGGCATCTCCCGCCCTCCCTCCAACACGGGGGTCATGACCCCTACGGTCAGCCACCACCGGCTTCCCATGATGCACCTCCTCTTTCCCAGGAGACCTTCCGCATCGCCACGGTAACTACACGCGCACGCAGCAACCTCATCACCGTGCCAATCCAGGATGACTCCGGttcttcctccacctcttcctcccgtGACCCTCTCCCTCCTGGCCCGGGCCCTGCtccacccccacaccaccaccctgGGGACTACCCTGGTCAGCCTGTAGTGTCCCACCCACACCACATGATGGCACCACCGCAACAGCACTAcggccctccacctcctccccctccacccatcAACCACCCCATGCAGCACCCACCCCAGGGCTCTGGGACACCCCACATGGTGTACAACCAGGCCGGCCCTCCCCCGCCTATGTCCAACGCACCCCCTCCCATTACACCCCCGCCAGGACACATCATGGGTCAGATGCCRCCCTACATGAACCACCCTCCTCCAGGCCCCCCACCTCAACACGGTGGTCCTCCAGTCAAcgccccccctccccaccactaCAACCCTAACCCCATGCAGCAGTTCCCTGAGGACCAGGGCACACTTAGTCCCCCTTTTAACCAGCAAGGGGGTCTGAGCCCTGGGATGTGGCCTGCCCCTAGAGGGCCTCCTCCTCCAAGGATGCAGGGCCCCCCTCCTCAGGGCCAGATGCCTGGACCCCATCACCCCGATCAGTCCCGCTACCGCCCTTATTATCAGTAA
- the LOC111949529 gene encoding LOW QUALITY PROTEIN: serine/threonine-protein phosphatase 6 regulatory subunit 2-like isoform X1 (The sequence of the model RefSeq protein was modified relative to this genomic sequence to represent the inferred CDS: substituted 1 base at 1 genomic stop codon) — MFWKFDLHTTSHIDQLLDREDVTLRELMEEDDVLQECKAQNRRLLLFLSQDHCMTELVNLITTEPPADLEEKSRFKFPNIACELLTSDVSLINDKLGGDESLLETLYHFLEQDPPLNPLLASFFSKTIGNLIARKTEQVISFLRKKDGFIGXVLKHIDASAMMDLLLRLISCVEPAPLRQEVLNWLSEEKLIQRLTELIHTGKDEERQSNASQTLCDIIRLSRDQANQMQENVETDPLLAVLESRESVAGLLKTMFEGERSEASIVNGTQVLLTLLETRRSGLEGLMDLYSQGYERSYTVNSSILHAIEPHLKDFQQLLLNPPKKSAILTTVGLLEEPLGNARLHVARLVAALLQTSAPSVCQELCKLTTMDQLLDLFFKYSWNNFLHFQVELCVASILNHSGPEERPIPGLQNHEEKPPAGPENQGEAGGEAGEPAKASDSVEETTLHNTLVAHLFQKCRLVQRILDAWEENDQIQAEGGARRGNMGHLTRMANMVVQNLEKGPVQSQISDLIKELPEDCRGRWESFVDETLRETNRRNTVELVSTHNLHSSSEDDDMESPFPNDLSLQQAFSDYQIQQMTANFVDQFGFNDEEFSEHDENINATFDRIAEINFNLDADDNSANATAFEACCKERIRQFDDAEEEEDIWEEKEINYATQVKSRTRFGVSHTSESSLENGGRERDRGSGSDEDDDSIQSAXDPGSLEESKDNTPSTPGNQSATCPSWTASFGEAGGNSSSPGPAGWDSPGGSGGDKQEAGWANFTEFQPFSSPEAGPRCSSPVGSSDTDKQVKLGPDKSGASPSPGGEWPVGEGRKAPLVASDSSSSGGSDSEDDDKTAAAAAATETTSSDANKKAEVKSEENPIPLEKLSLTDTLKSPPKAQLAADTPPASAPTPQTDKENPPQCSEMPAVNGPV; from the exons ATGTTCTGGAAGTTTGACCTGCACACCACGTCCCACATCGACCAGCTGCTGGACCGGGAGGACGTGACTTTGCGGGAGCTCATGGAGGAGGATGATGTCCTGCAGGAGTGCAAGGCCCAGAACCGCCGActgctgctcttcctctcccAGGACCACTGCATGACAGAGCTGGTCAACCTCATCACCACAGAGCCCCCTGCTGACCTAGAGGAGAAGAGCCGCTTTAA GTTCCCTAACATCGCCTGTGAGCTCTTGACATCAGACGTGTCCCTCATCAACGACAAGTTGGGCGGGGACGAGTCACTCCTGGAGACTCTCTACCACTTCCTGGAGCAGGACCCGCCCCTCAACCCGCTACTAGCCAGCTTCTTCAGCAAGACCATTGGCAACCTCATCGCAAGGAAAACAGAACAG GTAATCTCCTTCCTGAGGAAAAAGGATGGCTTCATCGGCRTGGTGCTGAAACACATTGACGCTTCCGCCATGATGGACCTGCTGCTTCGCCTCATCAGCTGTGTGGAGCCTGCCCCCTTGAGACAAGAGGTCCTCAAT TGGCTGAGCGAAGAGAAGCTGATTCAGAGACTCACAGAGCTCATCCATACAGGCAAAGACGAGGAA agACAATCAAATGCGTCTCAGACGCTTTGTGACATCATCCGCCTTAGTCGAGACCAGGCCAATCAGATGCAGGAGAACGTCGAGACCGACCCCTTATTGGCTGTTCTAGAGTCGCGGGAGAGCGTAGCGGGGCTCCTGAAGACCATGTTtgagggggagaggagtgaggcCTCCATTGTTAACGGAACTCAAGTGCTACTTACKTTACTGGAGACCAGGAGGTCCGG GTTGGAGGGGCTGATGGATCTCTATTCTCAGGGATATGAAAGGTCTTACACTGTCAACAGCAGTATTCTACATGCCATTGAGCCCCATCTAAAGGACTTCCAGCAGCTTCTCCTGAATCCCCCCAAG aaAAGTGCAATACTGACGACCGTTGGCCTTCTGGAGGAGCCGCTGGGGAACGCCCGCCTTCACGTGGCCCGGCTGGTGGCCGCCCTGCTGCAGACCAGCGCCCCCAGTGTCTGTCAGGAGCTCTGCAAGCTCACCACCATGGACCAGCTACTG GACCTGTTCTTCAAGTACTCATGGAATAACTTCTTGCACTTCCAAGTGGAGCTGTGTGTGGCGTCCATCCTGAACCACTCTGGCCCAGAGGAGCGGCCCATCCCGGGCCTCCAGAACCACGAGGAGAAGCCCCCAGCAGGCCCAGAGAACCAGGGGGAGGCAGGAGGTGAAGCTGGGGAGCCAGCCAAGGCCAGTGACTCAGTGGAGGAGACCACCCTTCACAACACCCTGGTGGCACAT CTCTTCCAGAAGTGTCGGTTGGTACAGAGGATCCTGGACGCCTGGGAGGAGAACGATCAAATACA GGCGGAGGGTGGCGCTAGGAGAGGTAACATGGGTCACCTGACCAGGATGGCCAACATGGTGGTACAGAACCTAGAGAAAGGACCAGTCCAGTCCCAGATCAGTGACCTCATCAAAG AGTTGCCAGAGGACTGCAGAGGACGCTGGGAGAGCTTTGTGGATGAGACTCTGAGAGAGACCAACAGGagaaacacagtggaactg GTGAGCACCCATAACCTGCACTCCTCCAGTGAAGATGATGATATGGAGAGTCCCTTCCCCAACGATCTGTCACTCCAACAG gcttTCTCAGACTATCAGATCCAGCAGATGACTGCCAACTTTGTGGATCAGTTTGGGTTCAACGATGAGGAGTTCAGTGAGCATGATGAAAACATCAA TGCCACATTTGACCGGATTGCAGAAATAAACTTCAATCTAGATGCTGATGATAATAGT GCCAACGCTACTGCCTTTGAGGCCTGCTGTAAAGAGAGGATACGTCAGTTTGATGatgctgaagaggaggaggacatttgggaggagaaggagattaACTATGCAACACAAGTCAAATCCAGAACAAG gtttggGGTGTCCCACACCTCAGAGAGCAGTCTGGAGAACGGGGGTCGGGAGCGGGACCGCGGGTCGGGTTCTGACGAGGACGACGACTCCATACAGAGCGCCTRAGATCCAGGCAGCCTGGAGGAGAGCAAGGACAACACTCCCAGTACTCCTGGCAATCAATCAGCTACTT GTCCAAGCTGGACAGCGAGTTTCGGGGAAGCTGGGGGTAACTCGTCCTCTCCGGGTCCTGCAGGCTGGGATTCCCcaggggggagtggaggagacaAACAGGAGGCAGGTTGGGCCAACTTCACGGAGTTCCAACCTTTCAGCAG CCCAGAGGCTGGCCCCAGATGCAGCTCTCCCGTAGGCAGCAGTGACACAGACAAACAAGTCAAACTGGGTCCGGACAAGAGTG GTGCGAGCCCCTCTCCCGGTGGTGAGTGGCCAGTGGGTGAGGGTAGGAAGGCTCCCCTCGTAGCCTCAGATAGCAGCTCCTCCGGGGGCTCCGACAGCGAGGACGATGACAAGACTGCCGCCGCCGCTGCCGCCACGGAAACCACCAGCTCAGACGCCAACAAGAAAGCTGAAGTCAAAAG